In Proteus vulgaris, one DNA window encodes the following:
- a CDS encoding PAAR domain-containing protein yields the protein MLRPNIFGKSMALNGDKTSTGATCIATLNTAIADGKAMLRVGDPTTQCPKCKQAGQVITGENRVMNHGKAQAVHGSIVRCGCPHGTHFVIADDPVNTGSDAISSNSSSALNKNSSFSTRKSYHIRYLCKNDNNEALCHSSYYFYLNNGERIVGKTNGDGYTDWHEFSEQEKPNFHIIKDY from the coding sequence GTGCTAAGACCCAATATATTCGGTAAATCAATGGCTTTAAATGGAGATAAAACGAGTACAGGAGCAACTTGTATCGCAACATTAAACACCGCCATAGCAGATGGGAAAGCGATGCTTAGAGTTGGAGATCCAACGACTCAATGCCCTAAATGCAAACAAGCTGGTCAAGTCATCACTGGCGAAAATCGTGTAATGAATCACGGTAAAGCACAAGCTGTCCACGGCTCAATAGTCCGATGTGGCTGTCCTCATGGTACTCATTTTGTCATTGCTGATGACCCTGTAAATACAGGAAGTGATGCTATATCTTCTAATTCTTCATCAGCGTTAAATAAGAATTCTTCTTTTTCTACTAGAAAATCCTATCATATTAGATATTTATGTAAAAATGATAATAATGAAGCATTGTGCCATTCTTCTTATTATTTTTATTTAAATAATGGTGAGCGAATTGTTGGAAAAACAAATGGTGATGGCTATACCGACTGGCATGAATTTAGCGAACAAGAAAAGCCCAACTTTCATATAATAAAGGATTACTGA
- a CDS encoding fimbrial protein produces MTFKKLSIVGAAVALSLASFGSIADNNGVVNFVGSVVDSPCNIADESLNQTVKFGEISRVFLEQGNERERAFTIKLEQCNFDKFKKDENGDWLPVKTMKIQFDGRSYADATNTLLATDRTKANNVGIAIDTYKFGEATDILAKMRNKQGTNVLEFTALAKAVDASKEVKEGEFSAIADFRISYE; encoded by the coding sequence ATGACATTTAAGAAATTAAGCATCGTTGGCGCTGCAGTTGCATTATCTTTAGCATCTTTCGGTTCTATTGCTGATAATAATGGCGTAGTTAACTTCGTTGGTTCAGTTGTTGATTCTCCATGTAACATCGCTGACGAAAGTTTAAATCAAACAGTTAAATTTGGTGAAATTTCTCGTGTGTTCTTAGAGCAAGGTAATGAAAGAGAAAGAGCATTCACTATTAAATTAGAACAGTGTAACTTCGACAAATTCAAAAAAGATGAAAATGGCGACTGGTTACCTGTTAAAACTATGAAAATCCAATTTGACGGACGTTCATATGCAGATGCAACAAATACACTGTTAGCAACTGACAGAACTAAAGCTAACAACGTTGGTATCGCTATCGATACTTACAAATTTGGTGAAGCTACTGATATCTTAGCTAAAATGCGTAACAAACAAGGTACTAACGTACTTGAGTTCACTGCTTTAGCTAAAGCTGTTGATGCATCTAAAGAAGTTAAAGAAGGCGAATTTTCTGCTATCGCTGACTTCCGTATTTCATACGAATAA
- a CDS encoding fimbrial protein, translating to MMKFNKNKYLTILNTMGVLFFVSSVSFAFDDVVKPKVLKGNASLVGSIIASPCSIEMEDRYQYIQFGDISLSAIDNKVKRENLRKKFYIRLSSCVSQYSDTDKKALNIQFNGLEANNDSIFSMSGSSNGLGFYILDEDENIITPNKPYYIDHLIYHTKDAKREPILNYQIELAFTNQIIEAGKHSAFVYFSIDYK from the coding sequence ATGATGAAATTTAATAAAAATAAGTATCTGACTATTTTAAATACGATGGGAGTACTATTTTTTGTATCATCAGTCTCTTTTGCTTTTGATGACGTGGTAAAACCTAAAGTTCTCAAAGGCAATGCATCATTAGTTGGCTCAATTATAGCATCGCCTTGCTCTATTGAAATGGAAGATCGTTATCAATACATCCAATTTGGAGATATATCGTTATCTGCCATTGATAATAAAGTAAAGAGAGAAAATTTAAGAAAGAAATTTTATATAAGATTATCGAGTTGTGTTAGTCAATATAGTGATACAGATAAGAAAGCATTAAATATTCAATTTAATGGGTTAGAAGCTAATAATGATTCTATATTTTCGATGTCTGGAAGCTCTAATGGACTAGGTTTTTATATTTTAGATGAAGATGAGAATATAATTACCCCTAATAAGCCTTATTATATTGATCATCTTATATATCATACTAAAGATGCAAAAAGAGAACCTATATTAAATTATCAAATTGAACTTGCTTTTACTAATCAAATAATAGAAGCAGGAAAGCACTCTGCATTTGTGTATTTTTCAATCGATTATAAATAG
- a CDS encoding fimbria/pilus outer membrane usher protein: protein MNMLISKNMAKVVLLLTMSPCFYAYSVEFNTDILDASDAANIDISQFNSAGYIMPGDYHLTIFSNGERIGPSQKVSVYPIEKTASSENIFNTVCVPSNNLEKLGLTEEAEKKVLTHHDGQCLDLSPLTGTNLTFDLPALALKLTVPQTWLQYSDPSWVPPSRWEEGIVGAFIDYTLSLSGAKYNSGSKSVYASMNGTSGFNMGVWRFRSDYSMSYQKENGGNSSDKHESHNFDFNRFYAYRSIKALAATLTVGENYFYSQLFDAWQYTGITLESDDRMLPPKLVGYAPEIVGVAKTNATIIVKSQDRIILETTVPPGPFRIQTLDSSIQGQLDVTIREDNGEERKFTISTATLPYLTRPGQIRYKLVGGKSRYEDHRLTGDTAIGGEISYGVSNAWSLYGGSQLSQHYQSVAVGVGRDLSMFGALSFDINQSFAKLSESDKQGRSYRVNYSKSFDEVKTNITFAGYRFTDEDYRTLSQAMEERRTGQDAYSPKESYQIYLNKYFDNFSLSLNYQHNTFWNSRSQTQYGIYANTRFSLSKVKIRDINLTLSAFRSQREGVNDDTLSLYVSVPFDQGGNLTFSEQYTKTDGKGRYNHNVGYSGYDEGLSYSMNAGLTHGKEVDSESSFSGYVSKDMSLANLAASASYVPSQYKSLSGTLSGGLTGTSHGLVLHQPAYGDTRLLIETPGIAGVPIEGESVKTNAFGLAVIPSVTSFRSSSAAIDVSALPDNYDAIDTMTDVTLTRGAIGYRQMKVIKGYKLFATVNMSDGKHPPFGASIRNKDNVELGIVGDEGIAWVVGVAENEELGVFWGNEKRCTINLPETLDPKTQMLLMPCK, encoded by the coding sequence ATGAATATGCTAATTTCAAAAAATATGGCAAAAGTAGTTTTATTACTCACAATGTCACCGTGCTTCTATGCTTATTCTGTCGAATTTAATACAGATATTCTTGATGCTTCCGATGCTGCAAATATTGATATCAGCCAATTTAATAGTGCTGGCTATATTATGCCAGGGGATTACCATCTTACTATTTTTAGTAATGGTGAAAGGATCGGCCCTAGTCAAAAAGTCTCTGTTTATCCAATTGAAAAAACAGCATCTTCAGAAAATATATTTAATACTGTCTGTGTGCCTAGTAATAATCTTGAAAAATTAGGATTAACAGAAGAAGCAGAAAAAAAAGTTCTAACACACCATGATGGTCAATGTTTAGATTTATCCCCATTAACGGGGACAAATTTAACATTTGATTTGCCAGCACTCGCGCTTAAATTAACGGTTCCACAAACGTGGTTACAATATTCAGATCCTTCATGGGTACCTCCTTCGCGTTGGGAAGAAGGTATTGTAGGTGCATTTATTGATTACACGTTATCACTCAGCGGTGCTAAATATAATTCAGGTTCTAAATCTGTTTATGCATCGATGAATGGTACCAGTGGCTTTAATATGGGCGTTTGGCGTTTTCGTAGTGACTATAGTATGAGTTACCAGAAAGAAAACGGCGGAAATAGCAGTGATAAACATGAATCACATAATTTTGATTTCAATCGTTTCTATGCTTATCGTTCTATTAAAGCGTTGGCTGCGACATTAACTGTTGGTGAAAACTATTTTTATTCACAATTATTTGATGCTTGGCAATACACGGGTATCACCTTAGAAAGTGACGATCGTATGTTACCACCTAAGTTGGTGGGCTATGCGCCAGAAATTGTTGGTGTAGCAAAAACGAATGCAACCATTATTGTTAAAAGCCAAGATCGTATTATTTTAGAAACAACGGTTCCACCTGGACCATTTAGAATTCAGACTTTGGATAGCTCTATCCAAGGGCAATTAGATGTCACTATTCGTGAAGATAATGGTGAAGAGCGTAAGTTTACTATTTCTACTGCAACACTGCCTTACTTAACTCGTCCTGGGCAAATCCGCTATAAATTGGTGGGGGGTAAATCACGTTATGAAGATCATAGATTAACGGGTGATACAGCAATTGGTGGTGAAATTTCCTATGGTGTGAGTAATGCATGGAGCTTATATGGTGGTAGCCAATTATCTCAACACTACCAATCTGTTGCCGTTGGTGTTGGGCGTGACCTTTCTATGTTTGGTGCGCTCTCTTTTGATATCAACCAATCATTTGCCAAATTATCAGAGAGTGATAAACAAGGTCGTTCATATCGTGTGAACTACTCGAAATCATTTGATGAAGTAAAAACCAATATTACCTTTGCTGGTTATCGTTTTACGGATGAAGACTATCGTACCTTAAGTCAAGCTATGGAAGAGCGAAGAACTGGGCAGGATGCTTATTCTCCAAAAGAAAGTTACCAAATTTATTTAAATAAATATTTTGATAATTTCTCATTATCACTTAATTATCAACATAATACTTTCTGGAATAGTCGCTCTCAAACGCAATATGGTATTTATGCAAATACGCGATTCTCTTTATCTAAAGTGAAGATCCGCGATATTAACTTAACACTCTCAGCTTTTCGCTCTCAGCGTGAAGGTGTGAATGATGATACGTTAAGTTTGTATGTATCTGTGCCTTTCGATCAAGGTGGCAACCTGACTTTCTCAGAACAATATACAAAAACAGATGGAAAAGGACGTTACAACCATAACGTGGGCTATAGTGGATATGATGAAGGTTTAAGCTACAGTATGAATGCAGGCTTAACACATGGAAAAGAAGTGGATTCAGAATCTTCATTTAGTGGTTATGTCAGTAAAGATATGAGTCTTGCAAACCTTGCAGCAAGTGCAAGTTATGTACCTAGTCAATATAAGAGTTTAAGTGGAACGCTTTCAGGTGGTTTAACAGGAACATCTCATGGCCTTGTGCTTCATCAACCTGCTTACGGGGATACACGCTTACTTATTGAAACTCCGGGAATTGCGGGTGTTCCAATTGAAGGTGAATCAGTAAAAACTAACGCATTTGGATTAGCTGTTATACCAAGTGTTACTAGTTTCCGTAGTTCATCAGCAGCGATTGATGTAAGTGCATTACCGGATAACTATGACGCTATTGATACGATGACAGATGTCACTTTAACAAGAGGTGCAATTGGTTATCGCCAAATGAAAGTAATTAAAGGTTATAAGCTATTTGCCACAGTTAATATGAGTGATGGTAAACACCCACCATTTGGGGCAAGTATTCGTAATAAAGATAATGTGGAATTAGGTATTGTTGGAGACGAAGGTATAGCTTGGGTAGTGGGTGTTGCTGAAAATGAAGAACTGGGCGTCTTCTGGGGAAATGAAAAGCGTTGCACCATTAATTTACCTGAAACCCTTGATCCAAAAACACAGATGCTATTAATGCCATGTAAGTGA
- a CDS encoding fimbria/pilus periplasmic chaperone, with protein MKKEFNKTVISTLFISLMGISSVAQSAVTLDRTRVIFPGTEKSINITIRNDNPTLPYLAQTWIDDANEKKLTTGPLIATPPIQRLDPKSSSIVQISTTPSIASLPKDRETVFYYNLREVPPKSEEANILQIALQSRVKLFYRPAEILSQADSMWFHNVTLTPSAKGYTVNNVTPFYLTVIGLASTQKASETGAFSVVMIPPKSDHEFAVPKTNVPYMTIINDYGGKPTLQFKCDQAKCTVAKEM; from the coding sequence ATGAAAAAAGAATTTAATAAAACTGTCATTTCCACTCTTTTTATCTCATTAATGGGGATCTCTAGTGTTGCTCAAAGTGCAGTAACACTAGATAGAACGAGAGTGATTTTTCCTGGAACTGAAAAATCGATTAACATTACTATTCGTAATGATAATCCAACACTTCCTTATTTAGCACAAACATGGATTGATGATGCTAATGAGAAAAAACTAACCACAGGGCCATTAATTGCGACGCCGCCGATCCAGCGTCTAGATCCTAAATCATCCAGTATTGTACAAATTAGTACGACACCTTCTATCGCATCATTACCAAAAGATAGAGAGACTGTTTTTTACTATAACTTACGTGAAGTTCCGCCTAAATCTGAAGAAGCGAATATTTTACAAATTGCATTACAAAGTAGAGTAAAACTGTTCTATCGCCCTGCAGAGATCCTGTCACAAGCAGACAGCATGTGGTTCCATAATGTGACATTAACACCGTCAGCGAAAGGGTATACCGTGAATAACGTGACACCTTTTTATTTAACTGTGATTGGATTGGCTTCAACACAAAAAGCATCTGAAACAGGCGCCTTTAGTGTTGTGATGATCCCACCTAAATCAGACCATGAATTTGCTGTGCCTAAAACAAATGTTCCCTATATGACCATTATTAATGATTACGGCGGAAAACCGACGCTGCAATTTAAGTGTGATCAAGCTAAATGTACAGTAGCAAAAGAAATGTAA
- a CDS encoding fimbrial protein, translated as MNKLIYLLLPLCSLSTYSYAGGSLDISFMGNLVSTGCKLPESPYNLEVQLNKISSKYLYEYGRSQPVDFSIPIIDCYVSDLNKTISIKLNSNTLVTDKGISYLKTEGGSNVLLGLLDNNDTVIKFNEKIDMARVLVTGQNEQNLLNFKVYARPPVTGDLKEGAFSSTITFNIDYQ; from the coding sequence ATGAATAAGTTGATTTATCTACTATTGCCATTATGTAGCCTTTCTACTTATAGCTATGCGGGTGGTTCATTAGATATTTCTTTTATGGGAAATCTAGTTTCTACAGGGTGTAAACTCCCTGAATCACCTTATAACTTAGAGGTTCAGCTTAATAAAATTAGTAGCAAATATCTTTATGAATATGGCCGTTCTCAACCTGTCGATTTTTCTATACCCATTATTGATTGTTATGTGAGTGATTTAAATAAAACAATTTCAATAAAATTAAATAGTAATACTCTTGTAACAGATAAAGGTATTAGCTATTTAAAAACAGAAGGTGGCTCTAATGTTTTATTAGGCCTACTGGATAATAACGATACAGTCATTAAATTTAATGAAAAAATTGATATGGCTCGTGTTTTGGTGACAGGTCAAAATGAACAAAATTTATTGAATTTTAAGGTTTATGCACGCCCACCTGTCACTGGGGATTTAAAAGAGGGTGCATTTTCATCGACAATTACATTTAATATTGATTATCAATAG
- a CDS encoding fimbrial protein, which yields MKKIILALTISLLYVPISSAEIYITVNATLINPACTVTDAKGAKELFIDFQNVDVNAIVKTPPKTFDVLIKDCNLNKMMNLYLSPKDNGYFSYNGTDVLATTTAQLGIEFSDITSGKRKINVQRYERITPILSSSNSGKISLSTQLVSSQAGSQLKMGPFTANVSLLVDYN from the coding sequence ATGAAAAAAATAATACTAGCGCTAACTATTAGCTTATTATATGTACCTATTTCATCTGCTGAAATTTATATTACAGTTAATGCGACCTTAATTAATCCCGCATGTACAGTGACAGATGCTAAAGGAGCGAAAGAGTTATTTATTGATTTTCAAAATGTAGATGTTAATGCAATAGTAAAAACACCACCTAAAACCTTTGATGTATTAATTAAAGATTGTAACTTAAATAAAATGATGAACTTATATCTTTCTCCTAAAGATAATGGTTATTTTTCTTATAATGGTACTGATGTATTAGCTACAACAACAGCTCAATTAGGAATTGAATTTTCTGATATTACCAGTGGTAAACGTAAAATTAATGTTCAACGTTATGAACGTATTACGCCGATCCTTAGTAGTAGTAATTCAGGAAAAATTTCACTAAGTACTCAGTTGGTATCAAGTCAAGCTGGCTCACAGCTTAAAATGGGACCTTTTACAGCTAATGTCTCGTTATTAGTTGATTATAATTAG
- a CDS encoding fimbrial protein, translating to MTNLKNKMNKLLFLIFILSLSSLSFYSHAAPDCVNNGGIKHGTMDARGGTIELKGMVKKNQEVARFTFKRDGSDVAVADCPDGAEFYAYATYSEASGVMPTYYMDIDGRPAYYVVRNAPIVGLDDYAYVLIENQSGLAFRSQPGQEVPVNAPKLNTRDATVIVYATKDNPKSQRFTTQYIGSILINRFNSGGGTTAVGFSYRLSVNIISAPTSCSAENTNLEMNLPKMPITAFSSLGFPRDNQYAEDNLRINCTGNASAKIKLMAHNTTSYDGQKTIIKPDNEGDGNNAKGVGFVVSAPLNDDTVLINNQFVKLADLTSGINNVPLKTEYYRYGDEVKPGKLSASANFVLEFN from the coding sequence ATGACTAACTTAAAAAATAAGATGAATAAATTATTATTTCTAATTTTTATCCTTAGTTTATCTTCTCTCTCTTTTTACAGCCATGCGGCACCAGATTGTGTTAATAACGGGGGTATTAAACATGGCACGATGGATGCGAGAGGTGGCACAATTGAACTAAAAGGAATGGTCAAAAAAAATCAAGAAGTAGCCCGTTTTACATTTAAACGTGATGGCTCTGATGTTGCTGTTGCGGATTGTCCTGATGGTGCTGAGTTTTATGCTTATGCAACATATAGCGAGGCAAGTGGTGTAATGCCAACGTATTATATGGATATTGATGGTAGACCAGCTTATTACGTTGTTCGAAATGCCCCTATAGTCGGCTTAGATGATTATGCTTATGTTCTAATCGAAAACCAGTCTGGTCTTGCATTTAGAAGCCAACCAGGGCAAGAAGTCCCCGTTAATGCACCCAAGCTTAATACTAGAGACGCGACGGTAATTGTTTACGCCACTAAAGATAACCCTAAATCACAGCGTTTTACGACTCAATATATTGGCTCTATATTAATTAATCGGTTTAATTCAGGTGGTGGTACGACAGCCGTTGGCTTTAGTTACCGTTTATCGGTAAATATTATCAGCGCTCCCACATCATGCAGTGCAGAAAATACTAACCTTGAAATGAATCTCCCTAAAATGCCAATTACTGCATTTTCTAGCCTTGGTTTTCCACGCGATAATCAATATGCTGAAGATAATCTTAGAATAAATTGTACTGGTAATGCTTCCGCTAAAATTAAATTGATGGCACATAATACGACAAGTTATGACGGGCAAAAAACAATTATAAAGCCAGATAATGAAGGTGACGGTAATAATGCCAAAGGTGTAGGCTTTGTGGTTTCAGCCCCTCTAAATGATGATACAGTATTAATTAATAATCAGTTTGTGAAACTGGCTGATTTAACCAGTGGGATCAATAATGTTCCATTAAAAACTGAATATTATCGTTATGGTGATGAGGTAAAACCCGGCAAGCTTAGTGCTTCTGCAAACTTTGTGTTGGAGTTTAATTAA
- a CDS encoding fimbria/pilus outer membrane usher protein — protein sequence MKKTMDNYLNKSPLHLFIVGVLFASFNTSANDYYPANLLNIEGSTQQVTNEDLNVFRENSIAPNSYTVTLFVNDNRILTREFDFILMEDEDGNKILAPRLSAEEWYNAGIDLPHDVINKNKNNDFINLNDINNASGYLDLNRKKYILTIPQLYVNEDRLKENEIKNWDSGIPALLVNYALSSFNSRSHGNTTDSYYGNIQTQVNLGPWRFNNYSTWTKNENGDKKWNTLSNVISRAITSINSELMIGDLYSSSQLFDSVKFRGIKLVTDRLMTPTQNRTYAPSVSGIANSESIVTITQNGQVIYKRSVPAGPFNITDYYPMNSGGDLHVSVTEADGSEKNFIVPFSSIANLERKGEIKYSFSTGKYDGNNSGDGAYVVQTEAFYGLTDYVTLYGGVLVGEKYQSVGIGTGLNLGSYGAITSDLLYAKSSTNHGNDALHGNAVRVNYSKNISVTDTTLSLVGYRHFDANFLNFTQAMEHQDTKYNPNNGLKNEYTFSINQPLFSNNASINLNSVIYKYVDGKTVHSYNAGINSSINKVNYSVYYTYYDGSRYNDKNKNSHDLSMNISIPFSWNENYIWANYGISTNNDNQVLQTARLSGTYGDKNQANWDVYQGYGNKGVNYNGGLNGSYKAQNAVVNAGYSYTEDKQNINYGISGALVATQYGAVFTPSLQQTNALILTKDTSGVEVINGQSIKTNNSGLAVVSGMSPYQKNSISVNTNSIPSNTEISNNIISNIIPTKGALVLADFDAKKGFKFLLTLQTPDKSTIPMGAKAVIDNDDTQLVASFHQLYFVANKPQGNIQVSWTIHGEQKICHAIYDINNKAPVNGLYILDTECK from the coding sequence ATGAAAAAGACAATGGATAATTATTTAAATAAATCGCCACTCCATTTATTTATTGTTGGTGTTTTATTCGCTTCTTTTAATACATCTGCAAACGATTATTATCCTGCTAATCTATTAAATATTGAAGGAAGTACACAGCAAGTTACTAATGAAGATCTTAATGTCTTTAGAGAGAATAGTATTGCTCCAAATAGTTATACTGTAACACTTTTTGTGAATGACAATCGCATATTAACTCGTGAATTTGATTTCATTCTGATGGAAGATGAGGATGGTAATAAAATATTAGCACCTCGCCTTTCCGCTGAAGAATGGTATAACGCAGGTATTGATCTCCCTCATGATGTGATTAATAAAAACAAAAATAATGATTTTATTAATCTCAACGATATTAACAATGCCAGTGGTTATCTTGATCTAAATAGAAAAAAATATATTTTAACAATACCACAGTTATATGTTAACGAAGATAGACTAAAAGAAAATGAAATAAAAAATTGGGATTCAGGTATTCCTGCATTATTAGTTAACTATGCCTTATCTTCATTCAATAGTCGTAGCCATGGTAATACAACAGACAGTTATTATGGCAATATTCAAACCCAAGTTAACTTAGGACCTTGGCGCTTTAATAACTATTCAACCTGGACAAAGAATGAGAATGGCGATAAAAAATGGAATACGCTAAGTAATGTGATTTCTAGAGCAATCACCAGTATTAATAGTGAATTAATGATTGGTGATCTTTATTCTTCTTCACAACTGTTTGATTCAGTAAAATTTAGAGGCATTAAATTAGTCACTGATAGATTAATGACACCAACACAAAATAGAACTTATGCACCGAGTGTTTCTGGTATTGCCAATTCAGAATCTATAGTGACTATTACCCAAAATGGCCAAGTCATTTATAAACGCAGCGTACCTGCGGGGCCTTTTAATATCACTGATTATTATCCGATGAACAGTGGTGGAGATTTACATGTTAGCGTTACTGAAGCCGATGGCTCTGAAAAAAATTTCATAGTCCCCTTTTCTTCTATTGCCAATCTTGAACGAAAAGGTGAAATAAAATATAGCTTTTCAACCGGTAAATATGACGGTAACAATAGCGGTGATGGCGCCTATGTTGTTCAAACTGAGGCTTTCTATGGTTTAACTGACTACGTTACTCTTTATGGCGGTGTACTTGTTGGTGAAAAATATCAATCTGTTGGTATCGGAACAGGACTCAATTTAGGTAGCTATGGTGCAATCACCTCTGATTTACTATACGCAAAATCTTCCACTAATCATGGTAATGACGCATTACATGGTAATGCCGTTAGAGTAAATTATTCTAAAAATATATCAGTTACAGATACAACGCTTTCATTAGTCGGCTATCGTCATTTTGATGCCAACTTTCTTAATTTTACGCAAGCAATGGAACACCAGGATACAAAATATAATCCTAATAATGGATTAAAAAATGAATATACATTCTCCATTAACCAGCCTTTATTTTCTAATAATGCTTCAATTAATTTAAACTCTGTTATTTATAAGTATGTCGATGGTAAAACTGTTCACTCTTATAATGCAGGTATTAATAGCTCAATTAATAAAGTTAACTATAGCGTTTATTATACTTATTATGATGGTAGTCGTTATAACGATAAAAATAAAAATAGTCATGATTTAAGTATGAATATTAGCATTCCATTCTCATGGAATGAAAACTACATTTGGGCTAATTATGGTATTTCGACTAATAATGATAACCAAGTATTACAAACCGCACGTCTAAGCGGAACCTATGGTGATAAAAACCAAGCCAATTGGGATGTTTACCAAGGATATGGCAATAAAGGTGTTAATTATAATGGTGGTTTAAACGGCTCTTATAAAGCACAAAACGCTGTCGTTAATGCAGGATATTCATATACAGAAGATAAACAAAATATTAACTACGGTATTAGTGGAGCATTAGTAGCAACACAATATGGCGCTGTATTTACGCCTTCATTACAACAAACAAACGCATTAATATTGACCAAGGATACCTCTGGTGTAGAAGTGATTAATGGTCAATCTATTAAAACCAATAATAGTGGGTTAGCGGTTGTTTCTGGCATGTCTCCTTATCAAAAAAATAGCATTAGCGTTAATACCAATTCTATACCTAGTAACACTGAAATCTCGAACAATATTATTAGTAATATTATTCCGACCAAAGGTGCATTAGTGTTGGCTGATTTTGATGCCAAAAAAGGATTTAAATTCCTACTAACATTACAGACACCGGATAAAAGTACCATTCCAATGGGCGCTAAAGCTGTGATTGATAATGATGATACACAATTAGTAGCAAGCTTCCATCAACTCTATTTTGTTGCCAATAAACCACAAGGCAACATTCAAGTTTCATGGACTATTCACGGTGAGCAGAAAATCTGTCATGCAATTTATGACATTAATAACAAAGCGCCAGTTAATGGTTTATATATTTTAGATACTGAGTGTAAATAA
- a CDS encoding fimbrial biogenesis chaperone yields the protein MIFKKTLLGLGLIFSSITSSFAGFGLETTRVVYNESNNNEGFVAFNSDKNTNYLLQSWVEDLNGKLTQDFVITPPLIKLIAQQKNTLQVTKNTILPNDIESMYWINVKFVAPSSENLENVLRYSMTNRIKLIYRPQSLKNANIEKEIKTLNWNIKNENLVVSNNSPYFINIGKLIIDGKEIENIPSFLLPKSETTINVGKTLPSNKKIELFYIDDFGKSLPVEFSL from the coding sequence ATGATATTTAAAAAAACGCTATTAGGATTAGGCTTAATATTTAGCTCAATCACATCTAGCTTTGCTGGATTTGGTTTAGAAACAACCCGTGTTGTTTATAATGAAAGTAATAATAATGAAGGATTTGTTGCATTTAATAGCGATAAAAATACTAATTATTTATTACAATCTTGGGTCGAAGATCTTAATGGGAAGCTTACCCAAGATTTTGTTATTACACCACCATTAATTAAATTAATAGCTCAACAAAAAAACACATTACAAGTCACTAAAAATACCATCTTACCTAATGATATTGAATCTATGTATTGGATCAATGTTAAATTTGTCGCACCAAGTAGTGAGAACTTAGAGAATGTGCTTCGCTATTCCATGACCAATAGAATTAAATTAATTTATAGACCTCAATCTCTTAAAAATGCCAATATTGAAAAAGAAATCAAAACGTTAAATTGGAATATAAAAAATGAAAACCTCGTAGTATCAAATAATTCACCTTATTTTATCAATATTGGGAAGCTAATAATCGATGGGAAAGAGATTGAAAATATACCTAGTTTTCTTTTACCAAAATCAGAAACAACAATTAATGTAGGTAAAACACTTCCGAGCAATAAGAAAATAGAATTATTTTATATCGATGATTTTGGAAAAAGTCTTCCAGTGGAATTCTCATTATAA